A window from Lytechinus pictus isolate F3 Inbred chromosome 9, Lp3.0, whole genome shotgun sequence encodes these proteins:
- the LOC129268280 gene encoding heparan sulfate glucosamine 3-O-sulfotransferase 5-like, with product MLRNGLSTLRRDRTNAHRIIPLCAILCACAILLLIRSGKVPSVLTIGKRATASESILRDARNKRYFYNRTAIRFKKTSEVRQCYHLSRSMRNQLLDVESRDDIGCKQRVPDVIVVGAKEGGEESLRFFLDRHPSVMFHSTDTIRYFDRPTFRRVKGMPWYMEKMPYTSPDQVTVEMGSDYFASSTAPDGIRNDIVPKPKLIVIIRDPVKRALLEYHSAHSVTGEVKNKGWVKNTKRYPYLDSLHQIDESFTKTVMSDGGDIHTWNGVVNVGMYVIHLRRWFEWFGRSQIMTVDGDRLETDPIPVLQAVEDFIGVPRYFENSAVAFDKRSKSYCLVRPFSLCPPSKPSYPSPDQNTVNALRSFYHRYDRQLYQMLGSNFTWFKDSLFVNKTAFSLSEVQQTAEEEDPIQESSDQLVEDENQ from the coding sequence atgctAAGAAACGGTCTCTCCACACTGAGGAGGGATAGAACAAACGCGCACAGAATCATTCCATTATGCGCAATCCTTTGCGCATGCGCAATATTACTCCTCATCCGCAGCGGGAAGGTACCGTCAGTGCTGACGATCGGTAAACGCGCTACCGCGTCGGAAAGTATTTTGCGGGATGCGCGCAATAAACGATACTTTTACAACCGCACCGCGATACGCTTCAAGAAAACATCGGAGGTGCGGCAATGCTACCATCTCTCGCGTTCTATGAGAAACCAACTCCTGGACGTTGAAAGTCGAGACGACATCGGATGCAAGCAACGGGTACCTGACGTCATCGTAGTTGGCGCGAAGGAAGGCGGAGAAGAAAGTCTTCGTTTTTTCCTTGATAGACATCCTTCTGTAATGTTCCATTCGACGGACACAATCCGTTACTTCGACAGACCAACTTTCCGCCGAGTTAAAGGAATGCCATGGTACATGGAGAAAATGCCATACACGTCCCCTGATCAGGTCACCGTCGAAATGGGCTCGGACTACTTCGCTAGCAGCACCGCACCCGACGGCATCCGAAATGACATCGTGCCAAAGCCGAAGTTGATCGTCATAATTCGGGATCCAGTGAAGCGCGCACTGTTGGAATACCACTCTGCCCATTCTGTTACAGGGGAAGTTAAAAACAAAGGGTGGGTGAAAAACACAAAACGGTATCCATATCTTGATAGTTTACATCAAATCGACGAGTCCTTCACAAAGACCGTCATGAGCGATGGGGGCGACATTCATACTTGGAACGGTGTCGTCAACGTCGGCATGTACGTGATTCATCTTCGGAGGTGGTTTGAATGGTTCGGTCGTTCGCAGATAATGACGGTCGATGGCGATCGGTTGGAAACCGATCCGATACCGGTACTCCAGGCTGTCGAAGACTTCATCGGTGTGCCGCGCTACTTCGAAAACTCCGCAGTTGCATTCGACAAGCGTTCTAAGTCATATTGTTTGGTAAGACCCTTTAGCCTGTGCCCTCCGTCGAAACCATCATACCCTTCGCCCGATCAGAACACGGTTAATGCATTACGATCTTTCTATCACCGGTACGACCGCCAGTTATACCAGATGTTGGGTAGTAACTTTACTTGGTTTAAAGACTCGTTATTCGTCAACAAAACCGCGTTCTCTCTTTCGGAGGTACAGCAGACAGCGGAGGAGGAAGATCCTATTCAAGAATCATCAGACCAGCTGGTTGAAGACGAGaatcaatga